Proteins from a single region of Verrucosispora sp. NA02020:
- a CDS encoding endonuclease/exonuclease/phosphatase family protein, protein MLRHRHLGTATLALGLVVLTDVLRVFLPSVITIFGQAASTPAELLGAFALGWFVLALAAPPLVRLVGGHVVGVVAVALLGVARLALTAGPGGYAQLWLAGAGLLAGLVWLAATAARGERAVPGLALGLAAAALGHVLVGTYDLVWRGSWSAWVAGGAMVVALLAGEVLLARRPGTSTPVPHGRAWLLAGPALLLGGMVALSPAVVGTATSYWFGAAGTASTPLFAFAPLGVTLAVFLLAALTPSRPRARPVWPGLLLAGTLLFGYGPPSLLTVAALLGAAGLGGCLALADGAAVPSARAATRRGYAAVGGMLVFAVVSVLYYAAYDLGYPNGWLPVLVAVLTGLIAFQGGSRPRPATAPATEEFVAPAAAPAVEGSTTYGRLPTVPIAVLAALTAFAAAVIHEPWPVATNRPGPPEQVRVVAYNIRMGFGMDGRFDLPALERAVRGADVVALSEVDRGWLLNGGHDTLHLLSDRLGLPYVFAPAADALWGDAVLSRWPVDRARTRVLPAVGAPTGAQALGVTVDFSEGVRLAVVSTHLQPPPGADPVVQARAVAEFATGYADGLPLVVAGDFNTEPGDPAFAAFTGAGLVDAFAAARPLATSPADDPRQQIDHVFVSPDLVASDAVATPGTASDHLPVAVTLTLPGGAG, encoded by the coding sequence GTGCTGCGTCACCGCCATCTCGGTACCGCCACCCTGGCCCTCGGTCTCGTCGTCCTGACCGACGTGCTGCGGGTCTTCCTGCCGTCGGTCATCACCATCTTCGGGCAGGCCGCGTCGACCCCGGCCGAGCTGCTCGGGGCGTTCGCCCTCGGCTGGTTCGTGCTGGCGCTCGCCGCACCGCCGCTCGTCCGGCTGGTCGGCGGCCACGTCGTCGGCGTGGTCGCCGTGGCGTTGCTGGGCGTCGCCCGGCTCGCCCTCACCGCCGGCCCCGGCGGGTACGCGCAGCTCTGGCTGGCCGGCGCCGGTCTGCTCGCCGGTCTGGTGTGGCTCGCCGCGACGGCGGCCCGGGGCGAGCGCGCGGTACCCGGACTGGCGCTCGGACTGGCCGCCGCGGCGCTCGGGCACGTGCTGGTCGGCACGTACGACCTGGTCTGGCGGGGGAGTTGGTCGGCGTGGGTGGCCGGTGGCGCGATGGTGGTGGCGCTGCTCGCCGGTGAGGTCCTGCTCGCCCGTCGTCCCGGCACGTCCACGCCGGTGCCGCACGGCCGGGCGTGGTTGCTCGCCGGGCCGGCGCTGCTGCTGGGCGGCATGGTGGCGCTGTCACCGGCGGTGGTGGGCACCGCGACGTCCTACTGGTTCGGCGCGGCGGGCACCGCCTCGACGCCGCTGTTCGCGTTCGCGCCGCTCGGAGTGACGCTCGCGGTGTTCCTGCTCGCCGCCCTGACTCCGTCCCGGCCGCGCGCCCGGCCGGTGTGGCCGGGGCTGCTGCTGGCCGGGACGCTGCTGTTCGGGTACGGCCCGCCGTCGCTGCTGACCGTCGCCGCCCTGCTCGGCGCCGCCGGTCTGGGCGGCTGCCTGGCGCTGGCCGACGGTGCCGCCGTGCCGTCGGCGCGGGCCGCGACCCGCCGGGGGTACGCGGCGGTGGGCGGCATGCTCGTCTTCGCGGTCGTCTCGGTGCTCTACTACGCCGCCTACGACCTGGGCTATCCCAACGGGTGGCTACCGGTCCTGGTGGCCGTGCTGACCGGCCTGATCGCGTTTCAGGGCGGTTCACGGCCCCGCCCGGCCACCGCACCGGCCACCGAGGAGTTCGTCGCTCCAGCGGCTGCTCCGGCCGTCGAGGGGTCCACCACGTACGGTCGGCTGCCCACGGTGCCGATCGCCGTGCTCGCCGCACTGACCGCCTTCGCCGCCGCGGTGATACACGAGCCGTGGCCGGTGGCGACCAATCGGCCGGGCCCGCCGGAGCAGGTACGCGTGGTGGCCTACAACATCCGGATGGGCTTCGGCATGGACGGCCGGTTCGACCTGCCCGCGTTGGAACGGGCGGTGCGGGGGGCCGACGTGGTGGCGCTCAGCGAGGTGGACCGGGGCTGGCTGCTCAACGGCGGCCACGACACCCTGCACCTGCTCTCGGACCGCCTGGGCCTGCCCTACGTCTTCGCGCCGGCCGCCGACGCGCTCTGGGGCGACGCGGTGCTCAGCCGGTGGCCGGTGGACCGGGCCCGGACCCGCGTGCTGCCCGCCGTGGGCGCACCCACCGGCGCGCAGGCGCTCGGCGTCACCGTGGACTTCAGCGAGGGCGTACGCCTGGCCGTGGTGAGCACGCACCTGCAACCGCCGCCCGGCGCGGATCCGGTGGTGCAGGCCCGTGCCGTCGCCGAGTTCGCCACCGGGTACGCCGACGGTCTGCCGCTGGTGGTCGCCGGTGACTTCAACACCGAGCCGGGCGACCCGGCGTTCGCCGCGTTCACCGGCGCCGGTCTGGTCGACGCGTTCGCCGCCGCCCGCCCGCTGGCGACCAGCCCGGCCGACGACCCGCGTCAGCAGATCGACCACGTCTTCGTCTCACCCGACCTGGTCGCCTCGGACGCCGTCGCGACACCCGGCACCGCCAGCGACCACCTGCCGGTCGCGGTCACCCTCACCCTGCCCGGCGGTGCGGGCTGA
- a CDS encoding NUDIX hydrolase codes for MTDVIEIRAAGGVVWRPGPYDDVQVCLVHRPRYGDWTLPKGKLEPGEHPLAAAVREVAEEADARAAPEVRLPSVRYRSEGRLKEVDYWSMRAMGTGGFQPGTEVDAVRWLDVDDAVALVSYPHDAEILAAFAALPRVTATTVLVRHGNAGKRLTWSGPDTARPLDDRGWSQARTLAPLIALTWPSRLLSASPRRCVQTLDPAAATLDLPIEISGDLDEPLAGQQPDERVLAAAARMAALAAAGERTAVCSQGKVIPGALERLAGQDGDYDTDKGTGWLLAFSADRLVAADRL; via the coding sequence ATGACCGACGTGATCGAGATCCGGGCGGCCGGAGGCGTGGTGTGGCGTCCCGGACCGTACGACGACGTCCAGGTCTGTCTGGTGCACCGCCCCCGGTACGGCGACTGGACACTCCCCAAGGGCAAGCTGGAGCCGGGCGAGCATCCACTGGCGGCAGCCGTCCGGGAGGTCGCCGAGGAGGCCGACGCACGGGCCGCGCCCGAGGTGCGCCTGCCCTCGGTGCGGTACCGCAGCGAGGGTCGGCTCAAGGAGGTCGACTACTGGTCCATGCGGGCGATGGGCACCGGCGGCTTCCAGCCGGGCACCGAGGTCGACGCGGTGCGTTGGCTCGACGTGGACGACGCGGTGGCGCTGGTCAGCTATCCGCACGACGCGGAGATCCTGGCCGCATTCGCCGCCCTGCCCCGGGTCACCGCCACCACGGTGCTGGTCCGGCACGGCAACGCCGGCAAGCGGTTGACCTGGTCCGGCCCGGACACGGCCCGACCGTTGGACGACCGGGGCTGGTCGCAGGCACGTACCTTGGCGCCGCTGATCGCGCTGACCTGGCCGAGCCGGCTGCTGTCGGCGTCACCGCGCCGCTGCGTACAGACCCTGGACCCGGCCGCCGCGACGCTGGACCTGCCGATCGAGATCAGCGGCGACCTGGACGAGCCCCTCGCCGGCCAGCAGCCCGACGAACGGGTCCTCGCCGCGGCAGCACGGATGGCCGCGCTGGCCGCCGCCGGCGAACGTACGGCGGTGTGCAGCCAGGGCAAGGTGATCCCGGGTGCGCTGGAACGTCTGGCCGGGCAGGACGGCGACTACGACACCGACAAGGGCACGGGCTGGCTGCTCGCCTTCAGCGCCGACCGCCTCGTCGCCGCCGACCGGCTCTGA
- a CDS encoding RNA degradosome polyphosphate kinase produces MSTPRESNASPAGTDDHTSRDEGRSRGSDGRFRRTRPMTELAGTDPAAASTGLEEVLDPVSEPGAPDASDNEPPPLRPLPEDRFLNRELSWLDFNARVLALAEDPRTPLLERAKFLAIFASNLDEFYMVRVAGLKRRLSAGLPVRGGDGMPLRTQLALVAGKAATLVTRHATCFVDDVLPKLADEDIRILRWSDLGDVERDRLRAYFREQIFPVLTPLAVDPAHPFPYISGRSLNLAVSVRDPDGGPELFARVKVPNNVPRFVRVDRDQPGVRMVPVEDVISVHLGQLFSGMQVVECHLFRVTRNAEVEVDEDRDEDLLQALERELARRRFGPPVRLEVAASISDHMLELLVRELDMDAQDVLRVRGLLDLSALWQLYGEADRPDLKDPPFVPATHPRLAEGEVPRSVFATLRDGDVLVHHPYHSFATSVQRFVEQAAADPNVLAIKQTLYRTSGDSPIVDALVDAAAAGKQVVVLVELKARFDEVANIGWARTLERAGCHVVYGLVGLKTHCKTALVVRQEGNQIRRYCHIGTGNYHPKTARLYEDFGMLTADPEIGADLTDLFNVLTGYSRQTAYRRLLVAPQGIRSGLVERIEREIAHVRLGMPGLVQFKVNSLVDEEITDALYRASQAGVHVDLIIRGMCTLRPGVPGLSENIRVRSILGRFLEHSRVFRFGNNGDAEFWIGSADLMHRNLDRRVEALVQVSDPVARAELDQVLAAAMSPDTDAFELAADGSWTRRTGATDTPPAHLQQMLLRRVGSTAG; encoded by the coding sequence GTGAGCACCCCTCGCGAAAGCAACGCCAGTCCCGCCGGCACCGACGACCACACCAGCCGCGACGAAGGTCGCTCCCGGGGATCCGACGGGCGCTTCCGCCGTACCCGGCCGATGACCGAGCTGGCCGGCACCGACCCGGCCGCCGCCTCCACCGGCCTGGAGGAGGTTCTCGACCCGGTGTCCGAGCCGGGCGCACCGGACGCCTCCGACAACGAGCCACCACCGCTCCGGCCGCTGCCGGAGGATCGGTTCCTCAACCGGGAGCTGTCCTGGCTCGACTTCAACGCCCGGGTCCTGGCGCTGGCCGAGGACCCGCGCACCCCGCTGCTGGAACGGGCGAAGTTCCTGGCCATCTTCGCCAGCAACCTCGACGAGTTCTACATGGTCCGGGTGGCCGGGCTCAAGCGCCGGCTCTCCGCCGGCCTGCCGGTGCGCGGAGGTGACGGCATGCCGCTGCGTACCCAGCTGGCGCTCGTCGCCGGAAAGGCCGCCACGCTGGTCACCCGGCACGCCACCTGCTTCGTCGACGACGTGCTGCCCAAGCTGGCCGACGAGGACATCCGGATCCTGCGCTGGTCCGACCTGGGCGACGTCGAGCGGGACCGGCTGCGCGCCTACTTCCGCGAGCAGATCTTCCCGGTGCTCACCCCGCTCGCGGTCGACCCGGCCCACCCGTTCCCGTACATCTCCGGCCGGTCGTTGAACCTGGCCGTGTCGGTCCGCGACCCGGACGGCGGGCCCGAGTTGTTCGCCCGGGTGAAGGTGCCGAACAACGTGCCCCGGTTCGTCCGCGTCGACCGGGACCAGCCCGGCGTGCGGATGGTGCCGGTCGAGGACGTCATCTCGGTGCACCTCGGCCAGCTCTTCTCCGGCATGCAGGTGGTGGAGTGCCACCTGTTCCGGGTCACCCGCAACGCCGAGGTGGAGGTGGACGAGGACCGCGACGAGGACCTGCTCCAGGCGCTGGAACGGGAGCTGGCCCGGCGTCGCTTCGGCCCGCCGGTGCGGCTGGAGGTGGCCGCCTCGATCTCCGACCACATGCTGGAGCTGCTCGTCCGGGAACTGGACATGGACGCCCAGGACGTGCTGCGGGTCCGGGGGCTGCTCGACCTCTCCGCGCTTTGGCAGTTGTACGGCGAGGCCGACCGGCCCGACCTCAAGGACCCGCCGTTCGTGCCGGCCACCCATCCCCGGCTCGCCGAGGGCGAGGTGCCGCGCAGTGTCTTCGCCACCCTGCGCGACGGGGACGTGCTGGTGCACCACCCGTACCACTCCTTCGCCACCAGCGTGCAGCGCTTCGTGGAGCAGGCCGCCGCCGATCCGAACGTGCTCGCCATCAAGCAGACGCTCTACCGCACCAGCGGCGACTCACCGATCGTGGACGCGCTCGTCGACGCCGCCGCCGCCGGCAAGCAGGTGGTGGTGCTGGTCGAGTTGAAGGCGCGTTTCGACGAGGTGGCGAACATCGGTTGGGCCCGCACCCTGGAGCGGGCCGGCTGTCACGTGGTCTACGGCCTGGTCGGTCTCAAGACGCACTGCAAGACCGCGTTGGTGGTACGCCAGGAGGGCAACCAGATCCGGCGCTACTGCCACATCGGCACCGGCAACTACCACCCGAAGACGGCCCGGCTCTACGAGGACTTCGGCATGCTCACCGCCGACCCGGAGATCGGGGCCGACCTGACCGACCTCTTCAACGTGTTGACCGGCTACAGCCGGCAGACCGCGTACCGGCGGCTGCTGGTGGCGCCGCAGGGCATCCGCAGCGGCCTGGTCGAACGCATCGAGCGGGAGATCGCCCACGTCCGGCTGGGCATGCCGGGACTCGTGCAGTTCAAGGTGAACTCGCTGGTCGACGAGGAGATCACCGACGCGTTGTACCGGGCTTCCCAGGCCGGCGTCCACGTCGACCTCATCATCCGGGGCATGTGTACCCTGCGACCCGGCGTACCGGGGCTGTCGGAGAACATCCGGGTCCGTTCGATCCTCGGCCGGTTCCTGGAACACTCCCGGGTCTTCCGGTTCGGCAACAACGGCGACGCCGAGTTCTGGATCGGCTCCGCCGACCTGATGCACCGCAACCTGGACCGGCGGGTCGAGGCACTGGTGCAGGTCAGCGACCCGGTGGCTCGGGCCGAACTGGACCAGGTGCTCGCCGCCGCGATGAGCCCCGACACCGACGCGTTCGAGTTGGCCGCCGACGGGAGCTGGACCCGGCGTACCGGCGCGACCGACACGCCACCGGCCCACCTGCAGCAGATGTTGCTGCGTCGCGTCGGCAGCACCGCCGGGTGA